The genome window TGCGCCAGCTTGCCGGTATGGGCAACAACCTGAACCAGATAGCCCGCCGTGTTAACGCCGGCGTCGGTACCGGTCATGACCGGGTGCAGATTGTGGCGGCGCTGATGGCCATCGATGCCGGGCTTGAGCGGCTGCGGCACGCCGTTCTTGAGAAAGGAACGGACGATGATCGTTAAATTTCATCCACGCGGTCGCGGCGGTGGCGCCGGGCCGGTGGACTATCTGCTGGGTAAAGACCGGCAGCGTGAAGGCGCCAGCGTCCTGCAGGGGAAGCCGGAAGAAGTCCGGGAGCTGATCGACGCGTCGCCTTACGTGAAGAAATACACCTCCGGCGTCCTGTCGTTTGCGGAGGCCGATCTGCCTCCCGGCCAGCGGGAAAAACTGATGGCCAGCTTCGAGCGGGTTCTGATGCCCGGACTTGATAAAGATCAGTACAGCATTCTGTGGGTGGAGCACGAGGACAAGGGGCGTCTGGAGCTGAACTTTCTGATCCCCAATACCGAGCTGCTGACCGGCAGGCGGCTCCAGCCGTACTACGACCGCGCCGACCGGCCGCGTATCGATGCCTGGCAGACCATCGTGAACGGCAGACTGGGGCTGCACGATCCGAACGCGCCGGAAAACCGCCGGGCGCTGGTCACGCCGGCCGGACTGCCGAAAACGAAGCAGGAAGCCGCAGAAGCCATCACCCGTGGACTGCTGAGCTTAGCCTCGTCCGGGGAGCTGAAAAGCCGTCAGGACGTCACTGAGGCTCTTGAAGGTGCAGGTTTTGAGGTGGTGCGTACAACGAAAAGCAGTATCAGCATTGCCGACCCTGACGGGGGGCGAAACATCCGACTGAAGGGAGCCATCTATGAGCAGTCTTTTAACGCTGGCGAAGGACTTAGAGCAGCAATCGAAAGCGCAGCAGAAGAGTACCGGCGAGATGCTGAAAGCCGCATTCAGCGAGCACGAGCAGTCTGTCAGAGCGGAACTGAACGCAAGCGCGAGGAGAATCAGCGACGCCATCAGCGCCCACGAGCAGAGTATGAGCGAGGCGATGGAGAAAAACCGGCGGAGCGTGTTGCTGACGGCCGGGAGGACATGGCTCACCATCCTGATGGTGTCAGCGCTGCTGATCGCCACGAGCGGGAGCATTCTGTGGTGGCAGGGACGGCAGATAACCGACAATTACACACATCTTCGTCAGCAGGAAGATACCCTGGCGAAAATGACCGCCCGGACGTGGGGAGTACGCTATCAGGAGAGCAACGACGGCCGGAGGTTCCTTATCCTGCCGCCGGGGATGCAAGCCGAAGCCATCCCCTACGACGGGACGACCTGGATCCGCCTGAAACAGGAGTAGCGGAAAATGACAGAGCTGGAAAAGCAGTTGCTGAGCGCATTAGAGCAGCTACAGCAGGACTACTCG of Klebsiella sp. WP3-W18-ESBL-02 contains these proteins:
- a CDS encoding MobC family plasmid mobilization relaxosome protein, with product MSEKRNKMLTMWVTEDEHRRLLERCDGRQLAAWMRQTCLDEKPARTAKLPSISPALLRQLAGMGNNLNQIARRVNAGVGTGHDRVQIVAALMAIDAGLERLRHAVLEKGTDDDR
- a CDS encoding MbeB family mobilization protein, with protein sequence MSSLLTLAKDLEQQSKAQQKSTGEMLKAAFSEHEQSVRAELNASARRISDAISAHEQSMSEAMEKNRRSVLLTAGRTWLTILMVSALLIATSGSILWWQGRQITDNYTHLRQQEDTLAKMTARTWGVRYQESNDGRRFLILPPGMQAEAIPYDGTTWIRLKQE